In one Modestobacter sp. L9-4 genomic region, the following are encoded:
- a CDS encoding Hsp20/alpha crystallin family protein encodes MALTSHDPFANASSLFRALDSLAGRAGTTTAHPVAGMPMDAYRIGDNFVAHLDLPGVDPGSIEMSLEGTTLTISAERSVPQLEGAQWQVAERPFGSYTRQLVLGRSLDTDRLEASYHDGVLTVSIPVAEKAKARTITVTRADTPAAVQAHTIEGEQPAVES; translated from the coding sequence ATGGCGCTGACTTCCCACGACCCGTTCGCCAACGCCTCGTCGCTGTTCCGGGCGCTGGACTCCCTCGCCGGCCGGGCCGGCACCACCACGGCCCACCCGGTCGCCGGGATGCCGATGGACGCCTACCGGATCGGTGACAACTTCGTCGCCCACCTCGACCTGCCCGGCGTCGACCCGGGCTCGATCGAGATGTCCCTGGAGGGCACCACGCTGACCATCAGCGCGGAGCGCTCGGTCCCGCAGCTCGAGGGTGCGCAGTGGCAGGTCGCCGAGCGCCCCTTCGGCAGCTACACCCGGCAGCTGGTGCTGGGCCGCAGCCTGGACACCGACCGGCTCGAGGCCAGCTACCACGACGGCGTGCTGACCGTGAGCATCCCGGTGGCCGAGAAGGCCAAGGCCCGCACGATCACCGTGACCCGGGCCGACACCCCGGCCGCGGTGCAGGCGCACACCATCGAGGGCGAGCAGCCCGCGGTCGAGAGCTGA
- a CDS encoding helix-turn-helix domain-containing protein gives MSTDPLRSLDDPDHPVLTMSQAAELLGVQAAFLRSLDSAGVLYPHRSAGGHRRYSRHQLELAARVRGLLDDGHLLGSAQVIVQLQDDLAAAQDDVQAAREDVTTARAERDTARQQLRGRP, from the coding sequence ATGAGCACCGACCCGCTGCGGTCGCTGGACGACCCCGACCACCCGGTGCTCACCATGAGCCAGGCAGCCGAGCTGCTCGGCGTCCAGGCCGCCTTCCTGCGCAGCCTGGACTCCGCCGGCGTGCTGTACCCGCACCGCTCCGCCGGCGGCCACCGCCGCTACTCCCGCCACCAGCTCGAGCTCGCCGCCCGGGTGCGCGGTCTGCTCGACGACGGCCACCTGCTCGGCTCCGCCCAGGTGATCGTGCAGCTGCAGGACGACCTGGCCGCCGCGCAGGACGACGTCCAGGCCGCCCGCGAGGACGTCACGACCGCCCGGGCCGAGCGGGACACCGCCCGTCAGCAGCTGCGCGGCCGGCCCTGA
- a CDS encoding TMEM175 family protein, protein MTDQRADRSRGRVADTGRVEAFSDGVLAIVITLLVLDLRAPEEEGEFLTGLLDQWPVYVAYLASFGYVGVIWVNHHQLFTRIEAVDGGLLWRNLVLLLATSVLPFPTAVLGSAFQHGDHHDQQVALVGYASVAACMCLAWLAVYRYLARHGELIAPDTPASWFLRERWRALLGLAADVAAAGAGIWQPVAGLVIAALLPVFYGLTSGGLSGTPAEA, encoded by the coding sequence GTGACCGACCAGCGCGCGGACCGCTCCCGGGGGCGGGTCGCGGACACCGGGCGGGTCGAGGCGTTCAGCGACGGAGTGCTGGCGATCGTCATCACGCTGCTGGTGCTGGACCTGCGGGCCCCGGAGGAGGAGGGGGAGTTCCTGACCGGGTTGCTCGACCAGTGGCCGGTGTACGTGGCCTACCTGGCCTCGTTCGGCTACGTGGGCGTCATCTGGGTCAACCACCACCAGCTGTTCACCCGGATCGAGGCGGTCGACGGCGGCCTGCTGTGGCGCAACCTGGTGCTGCTGCTCGCCACCTCGGTGCTCCCGTTCCCGACTGCGGTGCTCGGCAGTGCCTTCCAGCACGGCGACCACCACGACCAGCAGGTGGCGCTGGTCGGCTACGCGTCGGTCGCCGCCTGCATGTGCCTGGCCTGGCTGGCCGTCTACCGGTACCTGGCCCGGCACGGCGAGCTGATCGCCCCCGACACCCCGGCGTCGTGGTTTCTCCGGGAGCGGTGGCGGGCCCTGCTCGGGCTGGCCGCCGACGTGGCCGCGGCGGGCGCGGGCATCTGGCAGCCGGTGGCCGGGCTGGTGATCGCCGCGCTGCTGCCGGTGTTCTACGGGCTGACCAGCGGGGGGCTGTCCGGTACCCCGGCCGAGGCGTGA
- a CDS encoding zinc-binding alcohol dehydrogenase family protein gives MTAPLPTTMRAVVLDAPGPPEALVVRERPVPTPRPGWVLIRVRAFGLNRSELHTRLGLAGPDVTFPRVPGIEATGEVAACPGGEFAVGQQVMAMMGGMGRSYDGGYAEYTVVPAAQVLSFRSDLDWATLGAVPEMLQTAHGSLTVGLDLRPGQSLLVRGGTSSIGMAAAVLAKRLGASVLSTTRSAAKADALRAVGVDHVLVDDGDVARQVRALLPDGVDAALELVGTPTLPDTLRSVRVHGTACFTGMLSNQWTVPDFYPNDYLPRGVRLAAYSGDVGDLPTDVLQGFLDDVAAGTAVVPVAHVYALAEIATAHADMEAGRRSGKLVVTT, from the coding sequence GTGACCGCACCCCTGCCCACCACCATGCGCGCCGTCGTCCTGGACGCCCCCGGCCCGCCCGAGGCGCTGGTCGTCCGCGAGCGCCCGGTGCCCACGCCGCGACCGGGTTGGGTGCTGATCCGGGTGCGGGCCTTCGGCCTCAACCGCTCCGAGCTGCACACCCGGCTGGGGCTGGCCGGGCCGGACGTCACCTTCCCGCGGGTGCCCGGCATCGAGGCGACCGGTGAGGTGGCCGCCTGTCCGGGCGGGGAGTTCGCGGTCGGGCAGCAGGTGATGGCCATGATGGGCGGGATGGGCCGCTCCTACGACGGCGGGTACGCCGAGTACACCGTCGTCCCGGCGGCGCAGGTCCTGTCCTTCCGCAGCGACCTGGACTGGGCCACCCTCGGCGCGGTCCCGGAGATGCTGCAGACCGCCCACGGGTCGCTCACCGTCGGCCTCGACCTCCGTCCGGGGCAGTCGCTGCTGGTCCGCGGTGGGACGTCGTCGATCGGGATGGCCGCCGCCGTGCTGGCGAAGCGGCTGGGCGCGAGCGTGCTGTCCACCACGCGCAGCGCCGCGAAGGCCGACGCGCTGCGCGCCGTGGGGGTCGACCACGTGCTGGTCGACGACGGCGACGTCGCCCGCCAGGTGCGCGCCCTGCTGCCCGACGGGGTGGACGCGGCGCTGGAGCTGGTCGGCACACCGACCCTGCCGGACACCCTGCGGTCGGTCCGGGTGCACGGCACGGCCTGCTTCACCGGGATGCTGTCCAACCAGTGGACCGTGCCGGACTTCTACCCCAACGACTACCTGCCCCGCGGCGTCCGGCTGGCCGCCTACAGCGGCGACGTCGGCGACCTGCCGACCGACGTCCTGCAGGGCTTCCTGGACGACGTCGCGGCCGGGACGGCGGTGGTGCCGGTGGCCCACGTCTACGCCCTGGCCGAGATCGCCACCGCGCACGCGGACATGGAGGCCGGCCGCCGCAGCGGCAAGCTCGTCGTGACGACGTGA